Proteins encoded together in one Janthinobacterium tructae window:
- a CDS encoding Hsp20 family protein, giving the protein MRTFDLAPLYRSAIGFDRLAQLLNEQRADAQPSYPPYNIELVSEDKYRIVMALAGFSREEIDIITERDSLHVTGRKQKDGVERTFLHRGIAARDFEQRFQLANHVKVTGATFENGMLTIDLVREVPEALKPRKIEIGTGTGTGSDTVSVLEQRQAA; this is encoded by the coding sequence ATGCGTACTTTTGACCTTGCTCCCCTGTACCGTTCCGCCATTGGCTTTGACCGCCTGGCACAGTTGCTCAATGAACAGCGCGCAGATGCGCAACCGAGCTATCCGCCGTACAACATCGAACTGGTATCGGAAGATAAATACCGCATCGTGATGGCATTGGCAGGCTTTTCGCGCGAAGAGATCGATATCATCACTGAACGCGACTCACTGCATGTCACGGGCCGCAAGCAGAAAGATGGCGTCGAGCGCACGTTCTTGCACCGCGGTATCGCTGCCCGCGATTTCGAACAGCGTTTCCAGCTGGCCAACCATGTGAAGGTCACGGGCGCCACGTTTGAAAACGGCATGCTGACCATCGACCTGGTGCGTGAAGTGCCGGAAGCGCTGAAACCGCGCAAGATCGAGATCGGCACCGGCACCGGCACCGGCAGCGACACTGTTAGCGTGCTGGAACAGCGTCAGGCAGCTTGA
- a CDS encoding IS1595 family transposase, whose amino-acid sequence MQPVEWISFVAQFSRLNQRQRQAGMALLRGNAPHDATVALLESAAQARLHCPACRSHHLHRHGHAHGLQRYRCVPCGRTFNALTGTPLARLRHKALWLAYADCLLDSRSVRQAAQQLGVHRNTTFRWRHRFLTVAKTDRPHGLHGIAEADELYLLESEKGSRQMTRPARRRGSRARQRGISNEQVCILVARDRTGQTLDFVTGRGALTKAQLHHCLLPVIDQDILLVSDGHAAYRAFAREADISHQAVNLRAGIRVRGAAHVQNVNAYHRRLRDWLRPFHGVATRYLPNYLGWRWILDAGRIRSPEALLKATLGAFPHLMVT is encoded by the coding sequence ATGCAGCCAGTCGAATGGATCAGCTTTGTTGCGCAGTTTTCTCGGTTGAATCAACGCCAGCGGCAGGCAGGCATGGCCCTGCTACGAGGCAACGCGCCACACGACGCGACCGTTGCGCTGCTGGAAAGCGCGGCGCAAGCACGCTTGCACTGTCCCGCCTGCCGCTCGCATCACCTGCACCGGCATGGCCATGCGCACGGCTTGCAGCGCTACCGCTGTGTACCTTGCGGGCGCACCTTCAACGCTTTGACGGGCACGCCGTTGGCTCGCTTGCGCCACAAGGCGCTGTGGCTCGCGTATGCCGATTGCCTGCTTGATTCCAGGTCGGTGCGCCAGGCCGCTCAACAGCTGGGTGTGCACCGCAATACCACCTTTCGCTGGCGCCACCGTTTTTTAACGGTCGCCAAGACGGACCGGCCGCATGGCCTGCATGGCATCGCCGAGGCCGACGAGTTATATCTGCTGGAATCGGAAAAGGGATCCAGGCAGATGACGCGTCCAGCCCGCCGCCGGGGTAGTCGTGCCCGCCAACGCGGCATATCGAATGAACAGGTCTGCATCCTGGTGGCGCGCGACCGCACGGGACAAACCCTCGATTTTGTCACGGGCAGAGGCGCGCTGACGAAGGCGCAACTACACCACTGTTTGTTGCCTGTCATCGACCAGGATATCCTGCTGGTAAGCGACGGCCATGCCGCCTACCGGGCCTTCGCCAGGGAGGCGGATATCAGCCATCAGGCCGTCAACTTGCGCGCCGGTATCCGCGTGCGGGGCGCGGCCCATGTGCAGAACGTCAATGCGTATCATCGCCGCCTGCGGGACTGGCTGAGGCCGTTTCACGGCGTGGCGACGCGTTACCTGCCGAACTACCTGGGATGGCGCTGGATACTCGACGCCGGGCGCATCCGTTCACCAGAAGCGTTATTGAAAGCAACGCTGGGAGCATTCCCACACTTGATGGTGACATAG
- the coaD gene encoding pantetheine-phosphate adenylyltransferase has protein sequence MQRIGFSGTLDPITNGHMWVIGEARSLADEVIVFLSQNPAKKPQFPAEDRKRIIEQSARECGWDNVQVVIVKGDYTARAAKKHGCDYLIRGIRTTADFDYENLIQQTNVDVLQGAKTIFVMPPRDLGSVSSSFVKALEGPVGWNWTMKKFVPGPAYHAWILDCLRKEWEALWHYATASQADIALADHWFAHLTGPQAYGGAERHYHNLDHLVHGLSEIRVWADNTYAPKRDSALVKKAFWFHDAIYSHDEDALYSSEEASAQLWLASGLDAGDNLDVAQLIRATDHFQGPGISHALKDAMLSADLAILGQDEEVYHAYTQAIGLEYAHVDPVRFKQQRGLALQHLCGKAQAGQLFGDAYFADQYNARAIENMQKEIAALASG, from the coding sequence ATGCAGAGAATCGGATTTTCAGGAACCCTCGACCCCATCACCAACGGCCACATGTGGGTGATCGGCGAAGCGCGTTCGCTCGCCGACGAAGTGATCGTGTTCCTGTCGCAAAACCCCGCCAAGAAGCCGCAGTTCCCGGCCGAAGACCGCAAGCGCATCATCGAACAGAGCGCGCGCGAGTGCGGCTGGGACAATGTACAGGTGGTCATCGTCAAGGGCGACTACACGGCGCGCGCGGCGAAAAAGCATGGCTGCGACTACCTGATCCGCGGCATCCGCACGACAGCCGATTTCGACTATGAAAACCTGATCCAGCAAACCAATGTGGACGTACTGCAGGGCGCCAAGACGATTTTCGTCATGCCGCCGCGCGACCTGGGCTCCGTCAGTTCCAGCTTCGTCAAGGCGCTGGAAGGCCCCGTGGGCTGGAACTGGACCATGAAGAAATTCGTCCCCGGCCCCGCCTACCACGCGTGGATACTCGACTGCCTGCGCAAGGAGTGGGAAGCGCTGTGGCATTACGCCACCGCTTCGCAAGCCGACATCGCGCTGGCGGACCACTGGTTCGCGCACCTGACGGGACCGCAGGCGTATGGCGGCGCGGAGCGCCACTATCACAACCTCGACCACCTGGTGCACGGCCTGTCGGAGATCCGCGTGTGGGCCGACAATACCTATGCACCCAAACGCGACAGCGCGCTGGTCAAGAAAGCATTCTGGTTCCATGACGCCATCTACAGCCATGACGAAGACGCCCTGTATTCCAGCGAAGAGGCGAGCGCCCAGCTGTGGCTGGCCAGCGGCCTCGATGCGGGCGACAACCTCGATGTGGCGCAATTGATACGCGCCACCGACCATTTCCAGGGCCCTGGCATTAGCCATGCGCTGAAGGACGCCATGCTCAGCGCCGACCTGGCCATCCTGGGGCAGGATGAAGAGGTGTATCACGCCTACACGCAAGCCATCGGCCTTGAATATGCGCATGTGGACCCCGTGCGCTTCAAGCAGCAGCGGGGCCTGGCGCTCCAGCATTTATGCGGCAAGGCGCAGGCGGGCCAGCTGTTTGGCGATGCGTATTTCGCCGACCAGTACAACGCGCGGGCGATTGAAAACATGCAGAAGGAGATCGCGGCGCTGGCAAGCGGCTGA
- a CDS encoding caspase family protein produces MLSYLLSGAALAGERHALLIGVGALPAMPRSSWLGGPTADVNAMRAALRQQGFADEHIYRLADDAGASQAPTRAAILARLAKLEKTLGKDDVLLLYWSGHSVLLPVYPGQAAAPQGRRTRLLTRDSQVSHQGRQLDGGVGSSELGRAIDAFAARQTQVVAIFDTCHAAAGTRSGDGLAWRGLAASDIGWRPAPDKGTPPDEAQARPRYVAFFAAEAQQRTPEAATAATPGLAAGLFTRAVIAALQRQPQTYAMWAGAATQQYRSALQAYQLPRSAWPSPVYAGALDAPLWQSGGSGLAPLWPVQRDAQGWHVPYGLLDGIREGDLFRQAGAHWRAATVGWGETRLTLLPDSAGAAAGWASRTPAPLPAGSIRPGKQGERLAALLALPATPGPPLLDARIELTLPGKAPRQLAFADGDLGVLPAGTRIRLSVENRSAASVDLGLAHLPQDGPAARIYPTLDGDSNRMPPAIGAGISRIERSFVVSGPHFGVEWLALVAAPAANGTLPRRFAIIEALPALLATRGAANVALPVAAAGNPDQAQVARLSWRSVQ; encoded by the coding sequence ATGCTGAGTTACCTGCTGAGCGGCGCGGCGCTGGCCGGCGAACGCCACGCGCTGCTGATCGGCGTGGGTGCCTTGCCCGCCATGCCGCGCAGCAGTTGGCTGGGCGGTCCCACGGCCGACGTGAACGCCATGCGCGCGGCGTTGCGGCAACAGGGTTTCGCCGATGAACATATCTACAGGCTGGCCGATGATGCGGGCGCCAGCCAGGCGCCCACGCGCGCGGCCATCCTGGCGCGCCTGGCAAAGCTGGAAAAGACGCTGGGCAAGGACGATGTCCTGCTGCTGTACTGGTCGGGCCACAGCGTGCTGCTGCCCGTCTATCCGGGCCAGGCAGCCGCGCCGCAGGGACGGCGCACGCGCTTGCTGACGCGCGACAGCCAGGTCAGCCACCAGGGGCGGCAGCTCGATGGCGGCGTCGGCAGCAGCGAACTGGGGCGCGCCATCGATGCGTTTGCCGCGCGGCAGACACAGGTCGTGGCCATATTCGATACCTGCCATGCGGCGGCCGGCACGCGCAGCGGCGACGGCCTGGCGTGGCGGGGGCTGGCGGCGAGCGACATCGGCTGGCGCCCGGCCCCTGACAAGGGCACGCCACCAGACGAAGCGCAGGCGCGGCCCCGTTATGTCGCCTTTTTCGCCGCCGAAGCCCAGCAACGCACGCCGGAAGCCGCCACGGCCGCCACGCCGGGTCTGGCAGCGGGCTTGTTTACCCGGGCCGTCATCGCCGCCTTGCAACGCCAGCCACAAACCTATGCCATGTGGGCCGGCGCCGCCACGCAGCAATACAGGAGCGCATTGCAGGCTTACCAGCTGCCCCGCTCCGCCTGGCCTTCGCCCGTGTACGCGGGTGCGCTCGACGCACCGCTGTGGCAGAGCGGCGGTAGCGGCCTTGCGCCGCTGTGGCCCGTGCAGCGCGATGCGCAGGGCTGGCATGTGCCGTATGGCCTGCTCGACGGCATACGCGAGGGCGACCTGTTCCGGCAGGCTGGCGCGCACTGGCGCGCCGCCACGGTCGGCTGGGGAGAAACGCGGCTGACGCTGCTACCGGACAGTGCGGGCGCCGCAGCGGGCTGGGCCAGCCGCACGCCCGCGCCGCTGCCTGCGGGATCGATACGTCCGGGCAAACAGGGAGAGCGTCTCGCCGCCCTGCTGGCGCTGCCCGCCACGCCGGGCCCGCCCCTGCTCGACGCGCGCATCGAACTGACCCTGCCGGGCAAGGCGCCGCGCCAGCTGGCATTCGCCGATGGCGACCTCGGCGTGCTGCCGGCCGGCACGCGCATCCGCCTCAGCGTGGAAAACCGCAGCGCCGCTTCCGTCGACCTGGGCCTGGCGCACTTGCCGCAGGACGGCCCCGCCGCGCGCATCTATCCGACCCTCGACGGCGACAGCAACCGCATGCCGCCCGCCATCGGCGCCGGCATCAGCCGCATCGAGCGCAGCTTCGTCGTCAGCGGCCCGCACTTCGGCGTGGAATGGCTGGCGCTGGTGGCGGCACCGGCGGCAAATGGCACCCTGCCGCGCCGCTTCGCCATCATCGAAGCGTTGCCGGCCCTGCTAGCCACGCGCGGCGCGGCCAACGTTGCGCTCCCCGTGGCGGCAGCGGGCAACCCAGACCAGGCCCAGGTGGCCCGGCTGTCCTGGCGCTCCGTCCAATGA
- a CDS encoding RNA polymerase sigma factor, which yields MSALPVNPAELLAAMASGDQRALDALYRAWSPRVRVFARLQLSGSGLDVHAIADEVTVDVFHDIWRAPMRYDGRVAFGTWLLTLARNKAVDQIRRHGKRLAREVPLDSDSEEQAQQEPAEYDPGPQVARENLQRRHAVLKCLLRLRNPMQRESLTLWALDDLSVADIAHIQQAPEGTVKTRLFHGRINLRQCIQRWFAQEGGRHG from the coding sequence ATGAGCGCATTGCCTGTCAATCCCGCCGAACTGCTCGCTGCCATGGCATCAGGCGACCAGCGCGCGCTGGACGCCCTGTACCGCGCCTGGTCGCCGCGCGTGCGCGTGTTTGCGCGCCTGCAGCTATCGGGCTCGGGGCTCGATGTGCACGCGATCGCCGACGAAGTCACGGTGGACGTGTTCCACGATATCTGGCGCGCGCCCATGCGCTACGACGGCCGGGTGGCGTTCGGTACCTGGCTGCTGACCCTGGCCCGCAACAAGGCGGTCGACCAGATCCGCCGCCATGGCAAGCGCCTGGCACGCGAAGTGCCGCTCGACAGCGATAGCGAGGAGCAGGCGCAGCAGGAGCCGGCGGAATACGATCCGGGACCACAGGTGGCAAGGGAAAATCTGCAACGGCGCCATGCCGTGCTGAAATGCTTGCTGCGTCTGCGCAACCCGATGCAGCGCGAAAGCCTGACCCTGTGGGCCCTCGACGATCTGTCGGTGGCCGACATTGCCCATATTCAACAAGCACCGGAAGGCACAGTCAAGACGCGCTTGTTTCATGGCCGCATCAACTTACGCCAGTGCATACAGCGCTGGTTTGCCCAGGAAGGCGGCCGCCATGGCTGA
- a CDS encoding response regulator: MRLLLVEDDTMIGEVVLDLLRAEHYAVDWVKDGDMADTALQTQTYDLVLLDLGLPRKDGLDVLRSMRLRKLDTPVLVATARDAVEQRIAGLDAGADDYVLKPYDLDELLARIRALLRRASGRPEPIFEHQGVSINPLTREVIAEGHPVNLSAREWAVLEALIARPGIVLSRAQLEEKLYSWKDEVNSNAVEVYIHGLRKKLGSDLIQNVRGLGYMVPKA, from the coding sequence ATGCGCTTATTGCTGGTAGAAGACGACACGATGATCGGCGAGGTGGTGCTCGATTTGCTGCGCGCCGAGCACTACGCGGTGGACTGGGTCAAGGATGGCGACATGGCCGATACGGCCCTGCAGACGCAGACCTATGACCTGGTGCTGCTGGACCTGGGCTTGCCGCGCAAGGATGGTCTCGATGTGCTGCGCTCGATGCGTTTGCGCAAGCTCGATACCCCGGTGCTGGTGGCCACGGCGCGCGACGCCGTCGAGCAGCGCATCGCGGGCCTGGACGCGGGCGCCGACGATTACGTCCTGAAGCCGTATGACCTCGACGAATTGCTGGCGCGCATACGTGCCCTGCTGCGGCGCGCCTCGGGGCGGCCGGAACCGATCTTCGAGCACCAGGGCGTGAGTATCAATCCGCTGACGCGCGAAGTGATCGCCGAGGGCCATCCCGTCAACCTGTCGGCGCGCGAATGGGCCGTTCTGGAAGCGTTGATCGCCCGTCCCGGCATCGTGCTGTCGCGCGCGCAGCTGGAAGAAAAACTGTACAGCTGGAAGGATGAAGTCAACAGCAATGCCGTGGAAGTGTATATCCACGGCTTGCGCAAGAAGCTCGGCAGCGACTTGATCCAGAACGTGCGCGGCCTCGGCTACATGGTGCCGAAGGCATGA
- a CDS encoding Do family serine endopeptidase, whose translation MEQQTNTASLKIKRTVAALAAIGVLGAGGAMVMHQNNAGANTAAAAAPVAAAVAPAASAPLVALPDFSQIAERNSPAVVNISVTGSTKVAYDPSAQAGNDDFGNDPFFEFFRRFQGPQGGQRGGRDVPTHGLGSGFIVSPDGIIMTNAHVVRDAREVTVKLNDRREFRAKVLGTDPKTDIAVLKIDANNLPIVPLGHSSDLKVGEWVLAIGSPYGFDSTVTAGVVSAKGRSLPDDSNVPFIQTDVAVNPGNSGGPLFNTRGEVVGINSQIYSQTGGFQGLSFAIPIDLAGRIKDQIVATGKASHAKLGVTVQEVNQGFADSFKLATPEGALVANVERGSPADKAGLKSGDVVRKVNGQRIIASADLPALVGTSLPGDKISLDVWRDGKIVSLTATLGNAADKVAEVAKSDGAAGKVKLGLALRPLQSDEKREAGISAGLLVEDAGGAAANAGVQPGDVLLSVNGRPVNTVEQVRDVVEKSAKSVALLIQRGPDKIFIPVRLG comes from the coding sequence ATGGAACAGCAAACGAATACCGCCTCGCTGAAAATCAAACGCACCGTAGCCGCGCTGGCCGCGATCGGTGTGCTGGGCGCCGGTGGCGCCATGGTGATGCATCAGAATAATGCCGGCGCGAATACTGCCGCCGCCGCCGCCCCCGTGGCTGCCGCTGTCGCGCCTGCCGCCAGCGCGCCGCTGGTGGCCTTGCCCGACTTTAGCCAGATCGCCGAGCGCAACAGCCCGGCCGTCGTCAACATCAGCGTCACGGGCAGCACCAAGGTGGCCTATGACCCCTCGGCCCAGGCCGGCAACGACGACTTCGGCAACGACCCCTTCTTCGAATTCTTCCGCCGCTTCCAGGGGCCGCAAGGCGGGCAGCGCGGTGGCCGCGACGTGCCCACGCACGGCCTCGGCTCCGGCTTCATCGTCAGCCCGGACGGCATCATCATGACGAATGCCCACGTGGTGCGCGATGCGCGCGAAGTGACCGTCAAGCTGAACGACCGCCGCGAATTCCGCGCCAAGGTGCTGGGCACGGATCCGAAGACCGATATCGCCGTGCTGAAGATCGACGCCAACAACCTGCCCATCGTGCCGCTCGGCCATTCGAGCGACCTGAAAGTGGGCGAGTGGGTGCTGGCCATCGGTTCGCCGTACGGTTTCGACAGCACGGTGACGGCCGGCGTCGTCAGCGCCAAGGGCCGCTCGCTGCCCGACGACAGCAACGTGCCGTTCATCCAGACGGACGTGGCGGTGAACCCCGGCAACTCGGGTGGTCCTCTGTTCAATACACGCGGCGAAGTGGTCGGCATCAATTCGCAGATCTACAGCCAGACCGGCGGCTTCCAGGGCCTGTCGTTCGCCATCCCGATCGACCTGGCCGGCCGCATCAAGGACCAGATCGTCGCCACGGGCAAGGCCAGCCACGCCAAGCTGGGCGTGACGGTGCAGGAAGTCAACCAGGGCTTTGCCGACTCGTTCAAGCTGGCCACGCCGGAAGGCGCGCTGGTGGCCAACGTGGAGCGGGGCAGCCCGGCCGACAAGGCGGGCCTGAAGTCGGGCGACGTGGTGCGCAAGGTGAATGGCCAGCGCATCATCGCCTCGGCCGACTTGCCGGCGCTGGTGGGAACGTCCTTGCCCGGCGACAAGATCAGCCTTGATGTCTGGCGTGACGGCAAGATCGTCAGCCTGACGGCAACGCTGGGCAATGCGGCCGACAAGGTGGCCGAAGTGGCGAAGAGCGACGGCGCGGCCGGCAAGGTAAAGCTGGGCCTGGCCCTGCGTCCGTTACAATCGGATGAAAAACGCGAGGCGGGCATCAGCGCCGGCCTGCTGGTGGAAGACGCCGGCGGTGCTGCCGCGAATGCCGGAGTGCAGCCGGGCGACGTGCTATTGTCGGTAAATGGCCGTCCCGTCAACACGGTCGAGCAAGTGCGCGACGTGGTGGAGAAATCCGCCAAGTCGGTGGCCTTGCTGATACAGCGCGGCCCCGACAAGATCTTCATCCCCGTGCGTTTGGGTTGA
- a CDS encoding helix-turn-helix domain-containing protein produces the protein MHENMLSGNVAMQRLTPAERLVAAMAMRGTPYKSIARALDKSPATVRNQLHMIYRKLGVSNRTALSCALRTDD, from the coding sequence ATGCATGAAAATATGCTCTCCGGCAACGTCGCCATGCAGCGCCTGACGCCGGCCGAGCGGCTGGTGGCGGCCATGGCCATGCGCGGCACGCCCTACAAATCCATCGCCCGCGCGCTCGACAAGTCGCCAGCCACCGTGCGCAACCAGCTGCATATGATTTACCGCAAGCTCGGTGTGAGCAACCGGACGGCGCTGTCCTGCGCCTTGCGAACAGATGACTAG
- a CDS encoding ATP-binding protein, with amino-acid sequence MKVTVTHSLRGRLLWFLLAAIIMAALAQASIAYRSALYDADQIFDYHMQQMALSLRSGAPLANHAQALPADPVNNDMVVQVWTPDGVQVFRSITRAELPQRAVLGFSNVKANGTTYRIFSVQTSSQTVQIAQDMAVRKRMAGSLALRTVGPIALMAPILMLVVWWVVSGSLAPVSRVRKQVAARQADDLSPVSEAGLPDEVRPLVHELNLLFGRVKTAFDAQQHFVADAAHELRTPLAALKLQVLSLERAESEEKRSLAISRVSAGIERATRLVEQLLVLARQEASAASGDQLQAVDLNDVVKRALGDMAGIAQARKIDLGLHHMDPAKVAGQADALNIMLRNLVDNAIKYTPQGGTVDIDLRASPVGVTLSVEDSGPGIPPEERERVFSRFYRVPGTDANGSGLGLAIIKAIAERHGARLVLDKSERLGGLCVRVEFPQAEKRAF; translated from the coding sequence ATGAAGGTCACGGTGACGCACTCGCTGCGCGGCCGCCTGCTGTGGTTTTTGCTGGCGGCCATCATCATGGCGGCCCTGGCGCAGGCCTCGATCGCCTACCGCAGCGCCCTGTACGACGCCGACCAGATCTTCGACTATCACATGCAGCAGATGGCCCTGTCGCTGCGCTCCGGCGCGCCGCTGGCCAACCATGCGCAAGCCTTGCCGGCCGACCCCGTCAACAACGACATGGTGGTGCAGGTGTGGACGCCGGACGGCGTGCAGGTGTTCCGCTCGATCACGCGCGCGGAACTGCCGCAGCGCGCCGTGCTGGGCTTTTCGAATGTGAAGGCCAACGGCACTACCTACCGCATCTTCTCCGTGCAAACCAGTTCCCAGACCGTGCAGATCGCGCAGGACATGGCCGTACGCAAGCGCATGGCCGGCAGCCTGGCGCTGCGCACGGTCGGTCCCATCGCGCTGATGGCGCCTATCTTGATGCTGGTGGTGTGGTGGGTCGTCAGCGGTTCGCTGGCGCCCGTCTCGCGCGTGCGCAAGCAGGTGGCGGCGCGCCAGGCCGATGATTTATCTCCCGTCTCGGAAGCGGGCTTGCCCGACGAAGTGCGCCCCCTGGTGCATGAATTGAATTTGCTGTTCGGGCGCGTCAAAACGGCGTTCGACGCGCAGCAGCATTTCGTCGCCGACGCCGCGCATGAATTGCGCACGCCGCTGGCGGCCCTGAAACTGCAGGTACTCAGCCTGGAGCGGGCCGAATCGGAAGAAAAACGCAGCCTGGCAATCAGCCGCGTGAGTGCCGGCATCGAGCGGGCCACGCGCCTGGTCGAGCAGTTGCTGGTGCTGGCGCGCCAGGAAGCGAGCGCCGCCAGCGGCGACCAGCTGCAGGCGGTGGATTTGAACGACGTCGTCAAGCGGGCGCTGGGCGACATGGCCGGCATTGCGCAGGCGCGCAAGATCGACCTGGGCTTGCACCACATGGACCCGGCCAAGGTGGCGGGGCAGGCCGATGCCCTTAACATCATGCTGCGCAACCTGGTCGATAACGCCATCAAGTACACGCCGCAGGGTGGCACGGTCGATATCGACCTGCGCGCCAGCCCCGTCGGCGTGACCTTGTCCGTGGAAGACAGCGGCCCCGGCATCCCGCCCGAGGAGCGCGAACGCGTCTTCAGCCGCTTCTACCGCGTGCCCGGCACGGACGCCAACGGCAGCGGCCTGGGACTGGCCATCATCAAGGCCATCGCCGAGCGCCATGGCGCGCGTCTGGTGCTGGACAAGTCCGAGCGCCTGGGCGGCCTGTGCGTGCGCGTGGAATTCCCGCAAGCGGAGAAAAGAGCGTTTTGA